Proteins found in one Aspergillus chevalieri M1 DNA, chromosome 2, nearly complete sequence genomic segment:
- a CDS encoding flavin-binding monooxygenase-like protein (COG:S;~EggNog:ENOG410PJV2;~InterPro:IPR020946,IPR036188;~PFAM:PF07992,PF13738,PF13450;~go_function: GO:0004499 - N,N-dimethylaniline monooxygenase activity [Evidence IEA];~go_function: GO:0050660 - flavin adenine dinucleotide binding [Evidence IEA];~go_function: GO:0050661 - NADP binding [Evidence IEA];~go_process: GO:0055114 - oxidation-reduction process [Evidence IEA]), protein MFETMEAVDLVVVGAGWSGLAAIKTYRDVNPSSNVVLLESASSVGGVWAKHRLYKGLKSNNMLGTYEFSDFPMTEQAFGVKPGEHIPGHVIQKYMEKYAEHFGFTDRIRLETYVRSAEHRPDGTWLLTTTSQKDNNAEQTIVARKLIVATGITSQAYLPSFQGQEDFGAPLFHCRDLLEHESEVLHSGKKAAVFGGTKSAWDAVYACATSGMQVDWVIRESGHGPIWMAPPYVTPLKKWLEKLVTTRFLTWFSPCIWGDADGFNGVRSFLHGTWVGRKMVDSFWSTLANDVVQLNGYDEHPEVKKLKPWISPFWIASSLSILNYPTNFFDLVRDGKVRIHVADIDHLSRNSVHLANGTVLDDISVLICSTGWKATPNMQFLPEGIDRDLGFPWSQDSMDEALVRRADEEILKQFPKLRDQPTPNPQYRPLSDDAPATATHPFRLTRFIVPPSLMHERSVAFMGVTMTINTTMIAQTQALWIAAYFGGKLDVTPGVSCPPDVRELLASAKASESKVPIAKENVPDQDEERDPNLDLIWETALHSEFGKYRYPGGFGRRNPDFVFDALPYVDMLLRDLGLETNRKGGALAQCFAPYGVEDYRGLVNEWKRKHDTPSV, encoded by the exons ATGTTCGAAACCATGGAAGCAGTCGATCTTGTCGTTGTCGGTGCCG GCTGGAGTGGTCTCGCGGCTATCAAAACCTATCGCGACGTCAACCCCTCCAGCAATGTCGTCCTCCTCGAGTCCGCGTCGTCCGTCGGTGGCGTCTGGGCCAAGCACCGGCTGTACAAAGGCCTCAAATCCAACAACATGCTAGGTACTTACGAATTCAGCGACTTCCCCATGACTGAACAAGCCTTTGGCGTAAAACCCGGCGAACACATCCCCGGTCATGTCATCCAAAAGTACATGGAGAAATATGCCGAGCACTTTGGCTTCACCGATCGCATTCGTCTCGAGACATACGTGCGCAGCGCCGAGCACCGTCCGGATGGGACATGGCTGTTGACCACAACGTCGCAGAAAGATAACAACGCAGAACAGACAATAGTGGCCAGGAAGTTGATTGTGGCAACGGGTATCACGTCGCAAGCATATCTGCCCAGCTTCCAGGGGCAAGAGGACTTTGGAGCACCCCTCTTTCACTGTCGCGACCTGCTCGAGCATGAGTCGGAAGTGCTGCACTCTGGAAAGAAGGCGGCGGTGTTCGGAGGCACCAAGTCCGCCTGGGATGCTGTGTATGCCTGCGCGACCTCGGGGATGCAGGTCGACTGGGTGATCCGCGAATCCGGCCATGGACCTATCTGGATGGCGCCGCCATACGTGACGCCGCTGAAGAAGTGGCTTGAGAAGCTGGTAACCACGCGATTTTTGACCTGGTTCAGCCCGTGCATCTGGGGCGACGCGGATGGCTTCAATGGTGTGCGGTCATTCCTGCACGGTACCTGGGTAGGGCGCAAGATGGTTGACTCGTTCTGGTCTACGTTGGCGAACGATGTCGTGCAGCTCAACGGCTACGATGAGCATCCAGAAGTGAAGAAGCTGAAGCCGTGGATCAGTCCGTTCTGGATCGCTTCGTCACTGAGTATCCTCAACTACCCGACCAACTTCTTTGATCTGGTGCGCGATGGCAAGGTGCGCATTCACGTCGCCGACATTGATCATTTGTCGCGCAACTCGGTACATCTGGCCAACGGCACTGTGCTGGACGACATCAGTGTGCTTATCTGCTCAACGGGCTGGAAGGCAACACCCAACATGCAATTCCTGCCGGAAGGCATCGACCGGGACCTGGGTTTCCCATGGAGCCAGGACTCGATGGACGAGGCACTTGTGCGCAGAGCCGACGAGGAGATTCTGAAGCAGTTCCCTAAGCTGCGGGACCAGCCAACACCCAACCCGCAGTATCGTCCACTGTCGGACGATGCGCCGGCGACAGCAACCCATCCATTCCGCCTGACGCGCTTCATCGTGCCTCCGTCGTTGATGCATGAGCGCTCCGTCGCCTTCATGGGTGTGACCATGACCATCAACACAACTATGATCGCGCAAACTCAGGCACTCTGGATCGCCGCCTACTTTGGCGGCAAACTCGACGTGACTCCAGGCGTTTCGTGTCCACCGGATGTGCGCGAACTGCTGGCCTCAGCCAAGGCCTCCGAGTCCAAGGTGCCAATCGCCAAAGAGAACGTCCCGGACCAGGACGAAGAGCGGGATCCCAATCTCGATCTCATCTGGGAGACTGCTCTACACAGCGAATTCGGCAAATACCGCTACCCCGGCGGTTTCGGACGCCGCAATCCGGACTTTGTCTTCGACGCACTGCCGTACGTAGACATGCTCCTCCGGGATCTGGGCCTGGAGACGAACCGTAAGGGAGGCGCTTTGGCCCAGTGTTTTGCTCCGTATGGTGTGGAGGATTACCGAGGCTTGGTAAACGAATGGAAGAGAAAGCATGATACCCCATCCGTGTAG